The DNA region CCCCGCTGCCGGCTGAGGGCCAGACACCAAGCCAAAGgttcactcctctctctgatGCCATGGAAACAGCggaagagatggaggtggaTGGGCATGAGGTGACCGTCATAGTGACCGGTGAGGAGGGAGAAGCCTCTCTGCTGGCAGAGGTGGGTGAGGAAGACAAAACTCTCGTCAcaatggaggaggaagaggcggaCGCTAGGGGAGTCAATGTGGTTGACCCGGCAGTGCTTGACGCCACGGAGAACGCTCACACAGTTACGCCATCAGTGGTCGTAACAGAGTCGGCTTGTCCAGGTGCTGAGATAGCAGAGGAGACGAGTCCTACTGCAGAGGAACATTCTGGAAAAGCAGCCTTGAAAGGCAGCGTGACTGTGTCCGAGGAAGCTGAATCTAGTGTTGGCAGTGTAAGCATGGTGACCCCACGTGTTGATCGTGCAACTGTAACTGTATCTGAAGTAGCTGAAGCAGACTCTACTGAGGAAGTTTGTGAAGGTGACAAACTCCTGACTGCTGCAGATGAGCAGGTCTGTTGTGGCCAGACTGTCAAAGTGACTGCATCTGATTCCACAGCCGAATTGGAGAGTATCACAGTCAAAGTAACAGAGGAAATCACAGAAACTGCCACAGAGCTTGATGTCCCTTGTGAGCAAACTGTGAAAGTTACTCTATGCGATGCCTCTGAGTCGAAAGAAGAGAGGATAGATGATGCGTCAGCACAACCTGGCTCGCATTCTCAAGGTGCAGAGGAAAATGACCAGGAACCCACTGGGCCGGACACCAGCAGTCTGAAGTCTGTTAAAGTAACTGAAGTTGAGTCCGGCCAAGACGAAGAGGACCAGCCAATGGAGGTAGATGATGCCAGTGATCACGCAAAGGTCAGTGAAAGTGTCACAGATGTTCAGGTGTCAGTTGCCCAAGATGGCGACGAGCAGCCATCAGGAAGTGGGGCGTCTCAGAAGCTTGGCGCTGTAAGCTTGCTGGACAGCAGTGATGACGAGGAGGACGATGATGACGGCAGCGACATGTGTAGCCTCAACGAGGAGCCCGCTGGAGTGCATGAGGCTTCTGAAAGTGAGGAAGACGAAGGCGGCGCCACGGAGAAGACTCTCACGGTCACGGTAAAGCCCAGAGCCAAGGTCCAGACCTTCCCTGGTGACGGACTATTTGTCATTGACACTCAGCCCGGGCTTCAGTCCTCTCGGGCGTTCTACACTGTGGCGAGACCGAGTGAGGAGGAGCAGGACGAAGACGGGACGACGGGAGAGGCCCGGGGCAAAGATGAAGAAGACGAAGAGTTTGTCGACGAGGAagaagatgaggaggatgaagatgCCAAAATCCTGTTCACATGCAAGAACCCTGCATTGTAAGTCTTTAAAGGGGTTTATAGGGTTTTCAGCGCATGCTAGAATATCATAAGAAAAACtaattttaacaaaaaaaacctTGCAGACTTAACAAAAGCATCCCAGGAAATGTTATAAAACAATTGAAAAGTGTATGGTACGGCTCATTTAATGTCTTTCTCTATATTCTCAGATTGTTTTTGTCTTGATATGCCCTTTTACTTTAATGAAACGTTCCCTTTCTTTACTAACTTACAGACTGCCTCAGATTCAAAGATTTTCACCCAAATCCTCCCACTTTCTCTGTTTGACAATCTCTCATAGGAAAGAGTTATCCTGCTTTATCGATCCGGGCCTGAAAGTGAAGGAGCTCGGGGGGTTATACATCAATTTCGATGGCAGGAAATCAAAGAAAGTCTCCAGCAGCCTAaaaacactgaaagaccagaAGCACCTAGATGAGGTTAATTGATTTTGATAATGATTAATGGCTTTGATGAGTCTGTTGTTTACAAGAAGTTGTTTAGAAGATGGAATAGTTTTATACTTTATATTGTTGTCGAGTCAGGACCCACACACCTCTCAACGTCTCAGGTTGCTAAATTGCTTTTGTATTCCTTTCAGCTGATGAAAAAGAGTGTTGTTGGTCCCAGTTTTGAGAAGAAAGACTCCATACCTCCGTACAAAGAATCTCGTAATGCCACAAAGCTGAAGCGGAGGGTAAGTTTGTTAAATGTCTCCACACAACACAGCCTTCTGTTTACAGGAAACTATTGCCCACAGAAACGCACACAACTGTTGTTTGATTTGCATTTGCATCTATAGTAGATGATGTGGTAGAAAGGTATGTACAATCAGGGGCGTTGCAAGCGTGAAGGTTATGGGTGTGTTTTGCTGAAACACGATTCTATACCCCCCACTTTTTGTCACAAAAATGTAGAAATGCAGGGAGTCAACGACGTTGAAAGTGGAGGTGCGCACCCCAAGCCACTTGTTGTTTCTGTGTAGACAGGCCCTTGGTTATACTTGACACGCAACTGCGTTCTGGTCTCAGAGCATATGCTTACATGCTTGCAGGCCTCCTCGACAAGAGGATTACTAGCCCGCAGAGCCGCAaggttaaattaaaataatataatttaactTATACCTGCTGATAAcgtgggctagaagcaacaatatttaaaacaacagacgacgtggattcctgtaactaTCCATGGAAACAGCATAGCCTAATAATGGTCTTTGAATTTACATTAATAAAGCTggtatgca from Alosa alosa isolate M-15738 ecotype Scorff River chromosome 9, AALO_Geno_1.1, whole genome shotgun sequence includes:
- the dnttip2 gene encoding deoxynucleotidyltransferase terminal-interacting protein 2, whose product is MVATRRGVRVVESPTKTNREDSSSASDTATSTRRTRRVTVQHEAQPVLESKSDAQKAEGEVISTATTQEDKPTEEAVACVENQPDDIHDADVSDSESCCSVVSDAQAPSTRSTRKRGLLSKNPTSGTEGVSEVESCVSATPRRSTRAQKKKVPFGCDGVEHSEAESCSSVTSLSKRTLTRSQRKTGAPQSASHTEDTEHSEHDSYDLRKSTLRKNTRGRRTKPVEPVPINLEDSGDVSSSSVSRRTPARRAKAAPSSEACSQQVSGDNESGPSAKRATRSRAKDTAVRGASDSESDLTGYSSLGSPCSVLGRSTPCSSRTGSASSNRAVPVSRVTRSLRSDAAHAASPLPAEGQTPSQRFTPLSDAMETAEEMEVDGHEVTVIVTGEEGEASLLAEVGEEDKTLVTMEEEEADARGVNVVDPAVLDATENAHTVTPSVVVTESACPGAEIAEETSPTAEEHSGKAALKGSVTVSEEAESSVGSVSMVTPRVDRATVTVSEVAEADSTEEVCEGDKLLTAADEQVCCGQTVKVTASDSTAELESITVKVTEEITETATELDVPCEQTVKVTLCDASESKEERIDDASAQPGSHSQGAEENDQEPTGPDTSSLKSVKVTEVESGQDEEDQPMEVDDASDHAKVSESVTDVQVSVAQDGDEQPSGSGASQKLGAVSLLDSSDDEEDDDDGSDMCSLNEEPAGVHEASESEEDEGGATEKTLTVTVKPRAKVQTFPGDGLFVIDTQPGLQSSRAFYTVARPSEEEQDEDGTTGEARGKDEEDEEFVDEEEDEEDEDAKILFTCKNPALKELSCFIDPGLKVKELGGLYINFDGRKSKKVSSSLKTLKDQKHLDELMKKSVVGPSFEKKDSIPPYKESRNATKLKRRMEREKTTGDGWFNMKAPEMTEELKNDLKAIQMRSAMDPKRFYKKNDREGFSKYVQVGTVVDSPLDFYHSRIPKKERKRTIVEELLADAEFRSYNKKKFQEIMSDKAALLAGKKHRKKKFKSK